The nucleotide window CCCGACGAGCAGGATCAGCCCGAAGGCGATGCCCAGCAGCAGGTTGGTGAACGAGCGCAGCGGCCCGTCCACCTTGATCAGGGCGATGTTGCGCCGCAGCAGTTCCAGGTTCAGGGCGCGGTAGTCCGCGATCTCGCGGTCCTCGATAGCGTAGCCCTTGACCACGCGCGCTCCACTGAAGTTCTCCTGGGCCTTGCCCGCGATGAGCGAGTTCTGCTCCTGCGCGAGCTTGTGCCGCTCGTTGATCAGGCGGGCCATGTACGCCAGCACGCCCACGATGATCGGCAGCACCGCCATCACGATGAGCGAGAGCTGCCAGCTCAGCGCGAACATCACGCTGAACGAGGTCACGAAGCCCGACACGATGTTCACGATCTGCCACGCACCGAAACCCAGCATTTCGCGCACGGCGCTCAGGTCCCCGGTCAGGCGGTTCATGAGGTCGCCCGTGTGCGCGCGGTCGTAGTACGGCTTGTCGAGGGTCTGGAGGTGGGCGAAGATGTCGCGCCGCACCTCGTACTCGGTCTGGCGCGAAGCCACCACGATCATGCGCCGCATCAGGAGCATGAACCCGCCCGCCACCGCCGCCGCCGCCACGATGCCCAGGGCGTACCAACCGGTCTGGGTGAGGGTGATGCCGGGGGTCGTAGGGTCGGTATCGAGCTGCCCGGTGAGGCCGTCGATGGTCAGGCGGATGAAGTACCACGGCAACAGGTTCAGGCTATTGGCGATCACGACCGCTATGAGCCCGATGACGTACTGCCGGCGGTGCATCTTCAGATACGGCCAGAGGGTGCGGAGACTGTCCAAGGGAAACCTCACCAGAAAAGCGCCGCGGCAGAGGCGGCGAGAGAGCGGAAAATGACGGCAGAAAGCCGGAAAAAGCCTCTCTGCAAGGGGGTCAGCATACGCCTCCTGGCGGGGTCGCAAATACGCCGAATGGCGCACGGAGGCTTCCCTTCCAGGAGATGGGCGACTGGTGAAGACCAGGGTGCAGCCGGCCGCTGATCTCCTCTCTCGCTGCAGACTCCACACACTTGTTGACACGTTTGGGGACCGGTGCTACTATTCACAGCCGGAAGTCAGCAGGCAACCGCGAAGCTTCCGCAGCAGGTGCAGGACACGTTTTCCGGCTTTTTCCAAAAGGCAGGTGCCACCCTAGCTCAACTGGTAGAGCACCCGACTTGTAATCGGAAGGTTGGGAGTTCAACTCTCCTGGGTGGCTCCAGGACATATAACGTAAGTTGTATGCTGTGCACGGCCGAGACAATCCGGGTAGGTGGCCGAGTGGTTAAAGGCGACAGACTGTAAATCTGTTCACGTAAGTGTACGGCGGTTCGAATCCGCCCCTGCCCACCACGATCACGCGGGAGTAGCTCAGTTGGTAGAGCGTCAGCTTCCCAAGCTGAATGTCGCGAGTTCGAGTCTCGTTTCCCGCTTTTCACCAAGCTTCTGTAGCTCAGTGGTAGAGCACTCCCTTGGTAAGGGAGAGGTCGTCGGTTCAATCCCGACCAGAAGCTCCATCCGTGCGCGGCCAGCCCTCAGCTGGCCGCGTTCGTCTTTTCAGGGTCTGGACTGGCCGGGCCACTTCAAGTCTGATAGACTCTCAAGGCTTGTCCTGCAGAAGGACAACCCCCATCTCAGGAGGACACACTCATGGCAAAAGGAACGTTTGAGCGCACGAAGCCGCACGTGAACGTGGGCACCATCGGGCACGTCGATCACGGCAAGACCACCCTGACGGCCGCCATCANCGCACCACGCGGCCACATGGCGCTTTTGCGTGCAGGTCCACCTCTTGGAGGGAGTTAGAATCATGGCAAAAGGAACGTTTGAGCGCACGAAGCCGCACGTGAACGTGGGCACCATCGGGCACGTCGATCACGGCAAGACCACCCTGACGGCCGCCATCACCTTCACCGCCGCTTCCGCCGATCCCACCATCGAAAAGCTCGCTTACGATCAGATCGACAAGGCCCCTGAAGAAAAGGCCCGTGGCATCACCATCAACACCGCCCACGTCGAGTACAACACCCAGGCGCGTCACTACTCCCACGTCGACTGCCCCGGCCACGCCGACTACGTCAAGAACATGATCACCGGAGCTGCCCAGATGGACGGCGCCATCCTCGTGGTCTCCAGCGCCGACGGCCCCATGCCCCAGACCCGCGAGCACATCCTGCTCGCCCGTCAGGTCGGCGTGCCCTTCGTCGTCGTGTTCATGAACAAGGTCGACATGGTCGACGACGAAGAGCTCCTCGAGCTCGTCGAAATGGAAGTGCGTGAACTCCTGAGCAAGTACGAGTTCCCCGGTGACGACCTCCCCGTCGTCAAGGGCAGCGCGCTGCAGGCTCTCGAAGCCCTCCAGGCCAACCCCAAGCTCCCCCGCGGTGAAAACCAGTGGGTCGACCGCATCTGGGAACTGCTCGACGCCGTCGACAGCTACATCCCCACCCCCGAGCGCGCCACCGACAAGACCTTCCTGATGCCCGTCGAAGACGTGTTCACCATCACCGGCCGCGGTACTGTCGCCACGGGCCGCGTGGAACGCGGCACGGTCAAGGTGCAGGACGAAGTCGAGATCGTGGGTCTGCGCGACACCAAGAAGACCATCGTCACCGGCATCGAAATGCACCGCAAGCTGCTCGACAGCGGCATGGCGGGCGACAACGTGGGCGTGCTGCTGCGCGGTGTGGCGCGTGACGACGTGGAGCGTGGCCAGGTGCTGGCCAAGCCCGGGTCGATCAAGCCGCACACGAAGTTCGAAGCCAGCGTGTACGTGCTGAGCAAGGACGAAGGCGGGCGTCACTCGGCGTTCTTCGGCGGCTACCGCCCGCAGTTCTACTTYCGCACGACGGACGTGACGGGCGTGGTGGAACTGGCCGAAGGCGTGGAAATGGTGATGCCCGGCGATAACGTGACCTTCGTCGTCGAGCTGATCAAGCCGATCGCCATGGAAGAAGGCCTGCGCTTCGCCATCCGCGANAAGGCGTGGAAATGGTGATGCCCGGCGATAACGTGACCTTCGTCGTCGAGCTGATCAAGCCGATCGCCATGGAAGAAGGCCTGCGCTTCGCCATCCGCGAAGGGGGCCGCACCGTCGGCGCCGGCGTCGTCTCCAAGGTCCTGGAGTAATAGTCATGGTTGCCCCGAAAATCCGTATCAAACTGCGTGGTTTCGACCACAAGGCGCTCGATCAGTCCGCCAGCAAGATCGTGGACACCGTGCGCCGCACCGGCGCGGACGTGAGTGGCCCCGTGCCTCTCCCCACCCGCATCCGCCGCTTCTGCGTGCTGCGCTCGCCCTTCGTCAACAAGGACAGCCGCGAGCACTTCGAGATCCGTACCCATAACCGCCTGGTGGATATCATGAACCCCACCAAGAAGACCATCGACAGCCTGATGACCCTCGACCTGCCCACCGGTGTGGACATCGAGATCAAGACCGTCGGAGGCCGCGCGTGAAGGGCATTCTCGGCACCAAGATCGGCATGACCCAGATCTGGAAGGGCGACCGCGCCGTTCCCGTGACGGTCGTGCTGGCCGGCCCCTGCCCGGTCGTGCAGCGCAAGACCGCGCAGAGCGACGGCTACGAAGCCGTGCAGATCGGCTACATGCCCAAGAGCGAGAAGCGCGTGAACAGCCCCGCAATGGGTCACTTCAAGAAGGCCGGCGTTTCGCCCGTGCGCTTCCTGCGTGAGTTCCGCGGCTTCGCGCCCGAGGGTGACACCGTGAACGTGGACATTTTCGCCGAAGGCGAGAAGATCGACGCGACCGGTACCAGCAAGGGCAAGGGCTTCCAGGGCGTCATGAAGCGCTGGAACTTCAAGGGTGGTCCCGCGAGCCACGGCTCGAAGAAGTGGCACCGCCGCCCCGGTTCGATCGGCCAGCGCAAGACGCCCGGCCGCGTGTACAAGGGCAAGCGCATGGCCGGCCACATGGGCATGGACCGTGTGACCGTCCAGAACCTGGAAGTCGTGGAGATCCGTGCCGGCGAGAATCTGATTCTCGTCAAGGGCGCGATTCCCGGTGCCAACGGCGGACTCGTCGTGCTGCGCCAGGCTGCCAAGGGAGGCAAGTAAGACAATGGCGCAGATCAACGTGATCGGCCAGAACGGTGGTCGTCAAATCGACCTCGAACTGCCCGAAGTGAATGTGGGCGTGCTGCACGACGTCGTGACCTGGCAGCTCGCCAGCCGCCGCCGCGGCACCGCGAGCACCAAGACCCGCGCGCAGGTGGCCCGCACCGGCAAGAAGATGTTCGCTCAGAAGGGCACCGGTAACGCTCGCCACGGCGACCGCACCGTCCCGACCTTCGTGGGCGGCGGTGTGGCCTTCGGCCCCAAGCCCCGCAGCTACGGCTTCACGCTGCCCCGCAAGGTCCGTCAACTCGGCCTCGCGATGGCGCTGGCGGACCGTCAGCAGACCGGTAAGCTCATTGCGGTCGACGGCTTCGGCCTCGACGGCAAGACCAAGGGCTTCGTCGCCTGGGCCGCGCAGAACGGCATGGACGGCACCGAGAAGGTCCTGATCGTCACGGACGACGTGCAGGCCCGCCAGGCCGCACGGAACGTGCCCTGGGTCAGCGTGCTGCCCGTCGCCGGGATCAACGCCTACGACATCCTGCGTCACGACCGTCTGGTGATTGACGCGGCTGCTCTGGAAGTTGCCGACGAGGAAGGGGAGGCGCAAGCATGAGCCACTACGACATCATTCAGGCGCCGGTCATCAGCGAGAAGGCCTACGCCGGTATGGAACGCGGTGTGTACTCGTTCTGGGTGAGCCCTAAGGCCACCAAGACCGAGATCAAGAACGCCGTGCAGAAGGCCTTCGACGTGAAGGTCGTCGGCATCAGCACCATGAATGTGCCCGGCAAGCGCAAGCGCGTGGGCCGCTTCTTCGGCACGCGTGCCGACCGTAAGAAGGCCATCGTCCGCCTCGCCGACGGCCAGACCATCGCTGCCCTTGAAGGCCAGGCCTAAGGAGATCTGAGACATGGCCATCAAGAAATACCGTCCCTATACCCCGTCACGTCGCCAGATGACGACGGCGGATTTCAGCGGACTGACCAAGAAGCGCCCCGAAAAGGCGCTGACCGAAGCCCTGCCCAAGACCGGCGGCCGTAACAACCGTGGCCGCATCACCAGCCGCTTCATCGGCGGCGGGCACAAGCGCCTGTACCGCATCATTGACTTCAAGCGCCGTGACAAGGCGGGCGTGACCGCCAAGGTCGCGGCCATCGAGTACGATCCCAACCGGAGCGCCCGCATCGCCCTGCTGCACTACGCAGACGGCGAGAAGCGTTACATCCTGGCTCCTGAGGGTCTGGTCGTGGGCGCCGTCGTCAACTCCGGCCCCGAAGCCGAGCCCCGTCTAGGCAACGCCCTGCCGCTGCGCTTCGTGCCGGTGGGTGCTGTGGTCCACGCGCTGGAACTCGTTCCCGGGAAGGGCGCGCAGCTCGCCCGCAGCGCCGGCACCAGCGTGCAGGTGCAGGGCAAGGAGAGCGACTACGTGATCGTTCGCCTGCCCAGCGGTGAACTTCGCCGTATCCACAGCGAGTGCTACGCCACCCTGGGTGCCGTGGGCAACGCCGAGCACAAGAACATCGTGATCGGTAAGGCCGGCCGCAGCCGCTGGCTCGGGCAGAAGCCGCATCAGCGCGGTAGTGCCATGAACCCGGTGGATCACCCACACGGCGGCGGTGAAGGCCGCACGAGCGCGGGCCGCACGCCGGTCAGCCCCTGGGGTCAGCCCAGCAAGGGTCTCAAGACCCGCCGTAAGCGGAAGGTCAGCGACCGCTTCATCATCACCCGCCGCGGCGGGAAGTAAGGAGGGGAGACATGCCCCGTAGCCTCAAAAGAGGGCCGTTCGTGGATGACCACCTCCTGAAAAAGGTAGACGCCCAGAACGACACCAAGACCAAGCGCGTCATCAAGACCTGGAGCCGCCGCTCGACCATCGTGCCCGAGATGATCGGTCATACCATTGCGGTTCACAACGGCAAGCAGCACGTGCCCGTGTTCGTGAACGAGCAGATGATCGGTCACAAGCTCGGCGAGTTCTCGCCCACCCGTAGCTACCGTGGCCACGGCTCGGACAAGACCGCCAAGGGGAGCAAGAAGAAATGACCGCTCCTGCCGATACCAACGCCGCGCCCACCTTCCGCAACAAGAAGCAGCGCAAGCAGCAGGTCAAGCTGCGCCGTCCCGGCTATGCCGTGGCGAAGTACGTCCGCATCAGCCCCCGCAAAGTGCGCCTCGTGGTCGACGTGATCCGCGGCAAGTCGGTGCGTGACGCCGAAGACCTGCTGCGCTTCATCCCCCGCGCGGCCAGCGAGCCGGTGGCCAAGGTGCTCAACAGCGCCAAGCACAACGCGCTGCACAACGACGAGATGCTCGAAGACCGCCTCGTCATCACGGCGGCCTACGTGGACGCTGGCCCGACCCTCAAGCGTCTGATTCCTCGGGCGCGCGGCAGCGCGAACATCATCAAGAAGCGCACCAGCCACATCACCATCGTCGTGGGCGAGCGCGAAGCTGGCCGCAAGGGGAGCAAGTAATGGGTAACAAAATCAACCCCAACGGCTTCCGCCTGGGCATTACCCGTGGCTGGAACAGCCGCTGGTACGCCGGCAAGAAGCAGTACGCCGGTCTGCTGAAGGAAGACGAGAAGATCCGCAAGCTCGTCGACAAGAAGCTGTCGGCCGCCGGCATCGCCCGCGTCGAGATCGAGCGCGCTGGTCAGCAGGTCAACGTGATCATCAGCGCGGCCAAGCCGGGCATCGTGATCGGCAAGGGCGGCGAGAGCATCAAGGAACTGCGCAGCGACATCGAGCGTCTCGTGTCGGCCGGAACCGTGGCTGTGAACGTGGCCGAAATCCCCAACCCCAACATCAGCGCGCCCCTCGTGGCCCTGCGTATCGCGGAGCAGATCGAGCGCCGGTTCGCGTTCCGCCGCGCCATGAAGCAGGCTGCGCAGCGTGTGATGGAGTCGGGCGCCCGCGGCGTCAAGGTGATCCTGTCGGGTCGTCTCGGCGGCGCCGAGCAGGCCCGTACCGAGAAGGTCCTCGAAGGCCGCGTGCCCCTGCACACCCTGCGCGCCGACATCGACTACGGCACCGCGCTGGCCCGCACCACCTACGGCATCCTGGGCATCAAAGTCCTGGTATTCAACGGTGAAGTGATTGGGGGCAAGACCGAAACCTTCGCCCGCCCGCAGCGCCGCGACAACGAGCGCCGCCCAGGTGATGGCGACCGCTCCAACCGCCGCCGTCCCACCGCCCGCCGGCGCACCGGAGGTGAATGATGCTTCTCCCGAAGCGCACCAAATTCCGTAAGCAACACCGCGGCCGCATGACCGGCGACGCCAAGGGCGGCGACTACGTGGCCTTCGGCGACTTCGGCCTCATCGCGCTGGAGCCCGCCTGGATCAAGAGCAACCAGATCGAGGCCTGCCGTATCGTCATGAGCCGCCACTTCCGCCGCGGCGGCAAGATCTACATCCGCATCTTCCCCGACAAGCCCGTGACCAAGAAGCCGGCCGAAACCCGAATGGGTAAGGGTAAGGGCGCCGTGGAGTACTGGGTGAGCGTCGTAAAGCCGGGCCGCGTGATGTTCGAGGTCTCCGGCGTGACCGAGGAGCAGGCCAAGGAAGCCTTCCGCCTCGCCGGTCACAAGCTGCCCATCCAGACCAAGATGGTCAAGCGCGAGGTCTACGATGAAGCCCAGTGAAATGCGTAACCTGCCGCTCGGCGATTTCGACAAGGAAATCGAGAGCCGCAAGAAGGAACTGATGGAGCTGCGCTTCCAGGCCGCCATGGGCAACCTAGCTCAGCCGCACCGCGTCCGGCAGCTCCGCCGTGAAGTGGCTCAGCTCAATACCGTCCGCACCCAGTTGAGCGGAACCGAGCTGGGCAAGGGAGAGCAGGCATGAAGAAGACCTTTACGGGCGTCGTGGTGAGCGACAAGGCCGACAAGACGGTCAGCGTCAAGGTCGAGCGCCGCTTCGCTCACCCCCTGTACGGCAAGGTCGTGACCCGCAGCCACAAGTACGCGGCCCACGACGAGAAGAACGAATACAAGATCGGTGACCGTGTCGAGATTATCGCCGTGCGTCCCATCAGCAAGACCAAGACCTGGAAGGTAACCAAGCTGATTGAGCGCCCGCGCGGCATCGAAACCACTGCCGTCGAGACGGAACTGGCCGGAGGCGAAGCATGATCATGCCCCAATCCCGCCTGGACGTGGCGGACAACAGCGGCGCCCGCGAGATCATGTGCATCCGCGTGCTGAACAGCGGTATCGGCGGCAAGGGTCTGACCACCGGGGGCGGCGGCAACAAGCGCTACGCTCACGTGGGTGACATCATCGTCGCCAGCGTCAAGGACGCCGCTCCCCGCGGCGCCGTCAAGGCCGGCGACGTCGTCAAGGCCGTGGTCGTGCGCACCAGCCACGCCATCAAGCGTGCCGACGGCAGCACCATCCGCTTCGACAAGAATGCCGCCGTCATCATCAATAACCAGGGCGAGCCCCGCGGCACCCGCGTCTTCGGGCCGGTCGCCCGCGAGCTGCGCGACCGCCGCTTCATGAAGATCGTGTCGCTGGCCCCGGAGGTGCTGTAATGCCCCGTCCCAGCGCAGGTAGCCATCACAACGACAAGCTGCACGTCAAGAAGGGTGACAACGTCATCGTTCTGAGCGGCAAGCACAAGGGCCAGACCGGCAAGGTGCTGCTCGCCCTCCCGCGTGACCAGAAGGTCGTTGTAGAAGGCGTGAACGTCATCACCAAGAACGTCAAGCCCAGCCCCGCCAACCCCCAGGGTGGACAGGAGCGGCGCGAGCTGGCCCTGCACGCCAGCAAGGTCGCCATCGTCGACCCCGAGACGGGTAAGGCCACCCGCATCCGCAAGCAGATCGTTGACGGCAAGAAGGTTCGCGTCGCGGTCGGTAGCGGAAAGGTCATCGACTGAATTCAGGGTCACGCTCCGCGCGTGGCCTGGGCGACCCGTCCGCCCGAAACGAGGCAACATGCAGCAGCTCAAGCAGAAGTACAACGAGCAGGTTCGTCCGGCCCTGATGCAACAGTTCGGCTACTCCAGTGTGATGGCCGTGCCCCGCATCGAAAAGATCGTCGTGAACGAGGGTCTGGGCAGCAGCAAGGAAGACAGCAAGGCCATCGACAAGGCGGCCAAGGAACTGGGCCTGATCACCCTTCAGAAGCCCATCATCACCAAGGCCAAGAAGAGCATCAGCAACTTCAAGCTGCGTCAGGGCATGCCGGTCGGCATTAAGGTCACGCTGCGCAACGATCGCATGTACGTGTTCCTCGAAAAGCTGATCAACATTGGCCTGCCCCGCATCCGCGATTTCCGCGGGATCAACCCCAACGCGTTTGACGGCCGTGGCAACTACAACCTCGGCATCCGCGAGCAGCTGATCTTCCCGGAAATTACCTATGATATGGTGGACAAGGTGCGCGGGATGGACATTACCATCGTGACCACCGCGAAGACCGACGAAGAAGCCCGCGCGCTGCTCCAGGCGATGGGTCTTCCCTTCCGCAAGTAAGGACGAGTGCTATGGCGAACACCTCGAAAGTTGTCAAGGCGGAGCGCGGCCATAAGTTTGCCGTGCAGAACTACAACCGCTGCTCGCGCTGTGGCCGCGCCCGTGGCTACTACCGTTTCTTCGGCATGTGCCGCATCTGCATTCGCGAGATGGCACACAAGGGCGAACTGCCCGGCGTGAAGAAGAGCAGCTGGTAAGATGACCTCCCTGCCGCCCCCGGTTGCGGCAGGACTCGTGCAGGCCCCCCGGATACGAACTGCTCTGTTTGATCAGTGATCGTCCGGTGTGTGGAACAAGCCCAACAGAAGAAGCGTCCCAGTGGGACCCACATTCAAGGGAAGAAGCGTGCCTGGTTTCCAGCTTTGTCTGGGGCCGGGCCACCCGCCGGGGCAGCCCCTGCTCCGCCAACATGCCCATGGAGGCAACATGCTGAGTGATCCCATCGCGGACATGCTCACGCGCATTCGCAACGCGACGCGCACCCACAAGGAGACCGTCAACATCCCGGCCTCCAAATTCAAAGAGCAACTCGCCAAACTGCTCGTGCAGGAAGGCTACGTCCAGAGCGTCGAGCGCCTGCGCCCCGAAGGCGAGAAGTTCGACGTGCTGCGCGTTACCCTGAAGTACGGGGCCAAGCGTGAGCAGGTCATCAAGCACATTGAGCGCATCTCGCGCCCTGGCCGCCGCGCCTATGTGAGCGCCGACAGCCTACCCCGCGTCCAGCGTGGCCTGGGTCTGGCCGTCGTGTCGACGAGCCGTGGCCTGCTTCCCGACCGCGAAGCCCGCAAGCAGGGTGTAGGCGGCGAAGTCA belongs to Deinococcus sp. Leaf326 and includes:
- a CDS encoding GTP-binding protein, whose amino-acid sequence is MAKGTFERTKPHVNVGTIGHVDHGKTTLTAAI
- the tuf gene encoding elongation factor Tu — protein: MAKGTFERTKPHVNVGTIGHVDHGKTTLTAAITFTAASADPTIEKLAYDQIDKAPEEKARGITINTAHVEYNTQARHYSHVDCPGHADYVKNMITGAAQMDGAILVVSSADGPMPQTREHILLARQVGVPFVVVFMNKVDMVDDEELLELVEMEVRELLSKYEFPGDDLPVVKGSALQALEALQANPKLPRGENQWVDRIWELLDAVDSYIPTPERATDKTFLMPVEDVFTITGRGTVATGRVERGTVKVQDEVEIVGLRDTKKTIVTGIEMHRKLLDSGMAGDNVGVLLRGVARDDVERGQVLAKPGSIKPHTKFEASVYVLSKDEGGRHSAFFGGYRPQFYFRTTDVTGVVELAEGVEMVMPGDNVTFVVELIKPIAMEEGLRFAIR
- the rpsJ gene encoding 30S ribosomal protein S10, which encodes MVAPKIRIKLRGFDHKALDQSASKIVDTVRRTGADVSGPVPLPTRIRRFCVLRSPFVNKDSREHFEIRTHNRLVDIMNPTKKTIDSLMTLDLPTGVDIEIKTVGGRA
- the rplC gene encoding 50S ribosomal protein L3 codes for the protein MKGILGTKIGMTQIWKGDRAVPVTVVLAGPCPVVQRKTAQSDGYEAVQIGYMPKSEKRVNSPAMGHFKKAGVSPVRFLREFRGFAPEGDTVNVDIFAEGEKIDATGTSKGKGFQGVMKRWNFKGGPASHGSKKWHRRPGSIGQRKTPGRVYKGKRMAGHMGMDRVTVQNLEVVEIRAGENLILVKGAIPGANGGLVVLRQAAKGGK
- the rplD gene encoding 50S ribosomal protein L4, whose product is MAQINVIGQNGGRQIDLELPEVNVGVLHDVVTWQLASRRRGTASTKTRAQVARTGKKMFAQKGTGNARHGDRTVPTFVGGGVAFGPKPRSYGFTLPRKVRQLGLAMALADRQQTGKLIAVDGFGLDGKTKGFVAWAAQNGMDGTEKVLIVTDDVQARQAARNVPWVSVLPVAGINAYDILRHDRLVIDAAALEVADEEGEAQA
- a CDS encoding 50S ribosomal protein L23, with product MSHYDIIQAPVISEKAYAGMERGVYSFWVSPKATKTEIKNAVQKAFDVKVVGISTMNVPGKRKRVGRFFGTRADRKKAIVRLADGQTIAALEGQA
- the rplB gene encoding 50S ribosomal protein L2; its protein translation is MAIKKYRPYTPSRRQMTTADFSGLTKKRPEKALTEALPKTGGRNNRGRITSRFIGGGHKRLYRIIDFKRRDKAGVTAKVAAIEYDPNRSARIALLHYADGEKRYILAPEGLVVGAVVNSGPEAEPRLGNALPLRFVPVGAVVHALELVPGKGAQLARSAGTSVQVQGKESDYVIVRLPSGELRRIHSECYATLGAVGNAEHKNIVIGKAGRSRWLGQKPHQRGSAMNPVDHPHGGGEGRTSAGRTPVSPWGQPSKGLKTRRKRKVSDRFIITRRGGK
- the rpsS gene encoding 30S ribosomal protein S19: MPRSLKRGPFVDDHLLKKVDAQNDTKTKRVIKTWSRRSTIVPEMIGHTIAVHNGKQHVPVFVNEQMIGHKLGEFSPTRSYRGHGSDKTAKGSKKK
- the rplV gene encoding 50S ribosomal protein L22 gives rise to the protein MTAPADTNAAPTFRNKKQRKQQVKLRRPGYAVAKYVRISPRKVRLVVDVIRGKSVRDAEDLLRFIPRAASEPVAKVLNSAKHNALHNDEMLEDRLVITAAYVDAGPTLKRLIPRARGSANIIKKRTSHITIVVGEREAGRKGSK
- the rpsC gene encoding 30S ribosomal protein S3, which translates into the protein MGNKINPNGFRLGITRGWNSRWYAGKKQYAGLLKEDEKIRKLVDKKLSAAGIARVEIERAGQQVNVIISAAKPGIVIGKGGESIKELRSDIERLVSAGTVAVNVAEIPNPNISAPLVALRIAEQIERRFAFRRAMKQAAQRVMESGARGVKVILSGRLGGAEQARTEKVLEGRVPLHTLRADIDYGTALARTTYGILGIKVLVFNGEVIGGKTETFARPQRRDNERRPGDGDRSNRRRPTARRRTGGE
- the rplP gene encoding 50S ribosomal protein L16, coding for MLLPKRTKFRKQHRGRMTGDAKGGDYVAFGDFGLIALEPAWIKSNQIEACRIVMSRHFRRGGKIYIRIFPDKPVTKKPAETRMGKGKGAVEYWVSVVKPGRVMFEVSGVTEEQAKEAFRLAGHKLPIQTKMVKREVYDEAQ
- the rpmC gene encoding 50S ribosomal protein L29, translated to MKPSEMRNLPLGDFDKEIESRKKELMELRFQAAMGNLAQPHRVRQLRREVAQLNTVRTQLSGTELGKGEQA
- the rpsQ gene encoding 30S ribosomal protein S17 — its product is MKKTFTGVVVSDKADKTVSVKVERRFAHPLYGKVVTRSHKYAAHDEKNEYKIGDRVEIIAVRPISKTKTWKVTKLIERPRGIETTAVETELAGGEA
- the rplN gene encoding 50S ribosomal protein L14, producing MIMPQSRLDVADNSGAREIMCIRVLNSGIGGKGLTTGGGGNKRYAHVGDIIVASVKDAAPRGAVKAGDVVKAVVVRTSHAIKRADGSTIRFDKNAAVIINNQGEPRGTRVFGPVARELRDRRFMKIVSLAPEVL
- the rplX gene encoding 50S ribosomal protein L24, which encodes MPRPSAGSHHNDKLHVKKGDNVIVLSGKHKGQTGKVLLALPRDQKVVVEGVNVITKNVKPSPANPQGGQERRELALHASKVAIVDPETGKATRIRKQIVDGKKVRVAVGSGKVID
- the rplE gene encoding 50S ribosomal protein L5, producing the protein MQQLKQKYNEQVRPALMQQFGYSSVMAVPRIEKIVVNEGLGSSKEDSKAIDKAAKELGLITLQKPIITKAKKSISNFKLRQGMPVGIKVTLRNDRMYVFLEKLINIGLPRIRDFRGINPNAFDGRGNYNLGIREQLIFPEITYDMVDKVRGMDITIVTTAKTDEEARALLQAMGLPFRK
- a CDS encoding type Z 30S ribosomal protein S14; this encodes MANTSKVVKAERGHKFAVQNYNRCSRCGRARGYYRFFGMCRICIREMAHKGELPGVKKSSW
- the rpsH gene encoding 30S ribosomal protein S8, encoding MLSDPIADMLTRIRNATRTHKETVNIPASKFKEQLAKLLVQEGYVQSVERLRPEGEKFDVLRVTLKYGAKREQVIKHIERISRPGRRAYVSADSLPRVQRGLGLAVVSTSRGLLPDREARKQGVGGEVICVLW